AGATGAACTGCACCCTTCCGAGATCGCTTCACTTCTCAAGGATATGCATGAGAAGCATTTTGATGAAGCGGTCAAGCATATACCCAAAGAGCTCATTGCCGATGTCGCACTTGAACTGCCGGACAGGTATTTTGAGGATGTCGTTGAATCGTTCACGCCTGAAGAACTTGCCCAGTCTGTAGCGGAACTCGAATCTGATGACCAGACGGATTTCATCCAGGAGCTCGAAGAGGTCGATGACAGTATGGCTCAGGAGGTCTTTGAGCAACTGCACAAAGATGACCAGGCCGATATTCTTCAGCTGAAACAGTATGACGATAATGAAGCCGGTGCCTATATGCAGGTGGAGGTCTATGCAGCAAGGCTTGACCATAAGGTTGAAGAGATCATCAAAGAGTTTGCGGACCTGAAACGACAGAATCAACTGGAAAATGTCAATTATCTTTTCGTAACGGATGAGGACAATCATCTGCGTTACGGTGTCGGCCTGGATGATCTTCTGACCTTCGATTTCAAAAAGACACTCCGAGAGAATATCAATGAAAACCCCGAGAAGTACAAGCCGGTCATTGGACATGACCATGACGATATCAAAGAGATCGTCAAGAAGTTCCAGGAGTATGACTTGAACTCCATGCCGATCGTGGATGAGTACGGCTATCTGCTCGGGCGTATCACTTCGGATGATATTTACGATATCATTTCTGAACATGCGACCGACCAGATGTATAATCTTGCCGGTGTCAATGATGATGCGGAAGAGGATGATGACCTTATCAAAGCAGGGAAGGCGAGAGCCGTATGGCTGGGGATCAATCTGATCACCGCGATCGCGGCTTCACTCGTCATAGGCGCATTTGAAGGTACCATACACGCATATGTGGCTTTGGCGGTACTTATGCCCATTGTAGCGTCTATGGGCGGCAATGCGGGTACACAGAGCCTGACCGTTGTCGTACGTCAGCTGGCACTGGGTGACATTGCCAAGCACGATGCATTCCGGACCATTAAAAAAGAGGTGATCCTCTCCCTTGCAAATGGGCTGCTTTTTGCTATAATCATAGGCGTTGTTGCAGCCATATGGTTCGACAAGGGTATGCTGGGTGTCGTCATAGCACTCTCGATGATCATCAACCTGCTCAGTGCAGGATTCTTTGGTTCCATGATCCCCTTGATGCTGAAGAAGATGAATATCGATCCTGCCATCGGC
The window above is part of the Sulfurovum riftiae genome. Proteins encoded here:
- the mgtE gene encoding magnesium transporter, whose translation is MDKLTQYINAHPADELHPSEIASLLKDMHEKHFDEAVKHIPKELIADVALELPDRYFEDVVESFTPEELAQSVAELESDDQTDFIQELEEVDDSMAQEVFEQLHKDDQADILQLKQYDDNEAGAYMQVEVYAARLDHKVEEIIKEFADLKRQNQLENVNYLFVTDEDNHLRYGVGLDDLLTFDFKKTLRENINENPEKYKPVIGHDHDDIKEIVKKFQEYDLNSMPIVDEYGYLLGRITSDDIYDIISEHATDQMYNLAGVNDDAEEDDDLIKAGKARAVWLGINLITAIAASLVIGAFEGTIHAYVALAVLMPIVASMGGNAGTQSLTVVVRQLALGDIAKHDAFRTIKKEVILSLANGLLFAIIIGVVAAIWFDKGMLGVVIALSMIINLLSAGFFGSMIPLMLKKMNIDPAIGSTVILTTITDIVGFFSFLGLATLILL